GGTGAGTACATTTTGCTGATTTTTTAGGCTGTTGATTTCATCCTGAATTTGCTCACGCTCTTCCATGAGTAGTAGTTCAGCCAAAGCCTTTGGATCGGTTACTAATCCCATTTTTAATTCAGAAGGGTTGAATTCTTCTAAATTCAGAGCATTGGTTTTTCCGGCTCTGTACCATATCTCATTGATGCGGCTTGTTTTTTCTTCTAATTTTTGAAAGATGAACGTATCCACGCTGTCTTCCATCAGTGGATTGACGATTCGCACATTGGCATAGCGGTTTCCGAATCGCCAAATACGCCCTTCGAGCTGCTTTACATCCGTAGGGTTCCAATCGAGCCAACAATTGTAAAGTGTAGTAGCTTTGTTTTGAAGATTGATCCCTTCCTTAATGGTCGCACTTCCAATCAATACTTTGATGGTTCCTGCCAAAAACTTCTCTTTGATGCCTTCCTTTTTTGCAGCACTCAATCCACTTTTGATGATACCAATTTCACTATCCTTAAAGCCAATTTTCTTAACGAGGTATTCACGAATAAGTGGAAAGAAACTCACTCCGGCATTCATGTAGATTACCTGTCCGCTAACATCTTCACCACGCATTTCATGGAAACGCTTCACACTTTTAATGCAATCCATAACGTATTTAAGCTTGGGGGAAGAATCCACGTATTGCTCATAACTTGGATTTTTGTCCGGATTACAAGCATAGAGGTATGGACTTAACGCCAATTGCCTTGCAAAAGAAAGTCCACGCAATATTCTAGCTCCTTCTTCTTCATCAGCCGACATGTTACTTTCATCAATGGCATCGCCCTTGGAAGTGTCTTCACTTTCTTCTTCCATACCCATTGGGTTTACACAGAAATTGGTGAGGCTTGTTCTACCAGTAACATACAACTCCACATCCTGCATAAAACCTCTTTGCGTTGGGGTAAGTGGTAAGTTGGTACTGATTTGCTCTTCGGGTGGAAGTGCAATTACTTGATCTCCTTGACGCTTGTTTGCCATGGGCAACACAATCTTGTTCGGACGTTGGATATTGGCATCTTCACCCGTTTTATATGTGATGAATTTGAAAATGAGCGATTGTAAAGCAATAAGGTTGGCAAAGCCCATCACAATCTCTTTTCGTTCCGGTTTGAGCTTGGCATTGATGACCAACTCCAAACTTGTTTTGATGTAGGTATCGAAAAACTCTTTGATGTTCTTTACTCCCGATTTTTCCAATTGCTGATAACCAATTAAGGCAAGCATGGAATAAATCTCTAGTGGAGAATTGGTAAATGGCGTAGCGGTTAAAAGCAGTACGTTTCTCATTTTATTGTTTCTAAGAATGTACTGGCTAATCATAAAGCCACGCAAAGCCGTCATGGATGGTTGTCCGGATTTGATTTCATAAGGAGCACGTTCACGTTTGCCACTCCCTTGCTGTTCACCTTTTACCTGAGTAAAGGACTTTTTCATGGCATGAGCTTCATCAACCACCATGTAGTCAAAACCAAGCTCTTCGATGTTTGCTGTTCCTCCTTTCACGCCACGTCCCATCATCTCTTCAATCTTTTCAAAGAGCTTTACTTTTTCACGTTCTTCCTCGGTTCCTTGGTTGAGAATATCAAAAAGCTCATTCCCAATGGTGTCCCAAGTATCATCATTAAAGGCTAATCGGTTGAAACCTTCATAAGTGAGTACCGAAATGGAATATTCAGGAACAGGTTGCACCGTTTCGTTTTCATCCATTAAGGGCTCTAAATAATCTCGTCCAAGATTATACAGATCCATCACCTGATATTGAGGCAAAACTCCGGTAAGGGTGACTTGCCCTTTTTCTACCACACCTCGTAGTTCCGATAGCCAGTTTTTATAGGTTTGGTTCGGAACCACAATAAATGGACGTTTACATTGTCCGCTTTCCAAGGCTTGTGCAAGCGATAAAATAGCGGTCATGGTTTTTCCTACACCTACATCATAAGCAATACAACCGGAACCATGCACACTGATAAATCCAATACCTTCTCGTTGAGCCGGACGGATAAATAATGGTTTGTTTTTGAAAGTAGCGGAACAGGTAAAGGCTACCGGAATTTTGAAATAATTGATTTCTACATAGCCGTTGTAACGCTCATTCCAAAGCTGCTCAATCTTTAACTGGTCTTCACGAGTAAGTCCCTTTGCCAAAAACTCCACAAAGAACGTATCACCTTCCTGTTTGGCATTTTGACGAATACGGAGCTTTTCTTCTTTGTCGTAATGTCTTGGCGGTGTTCTGCCATCTATGTAGTAGGAAATAATATCCCAGGCACTTGATTTCTTAAAGTCATCTTTAGGCTGATTGCGAAGCCATTGTTTAAACGCATCGGTTAAATCCGTTGTGCCTTCTTGCCATTTTCCGGTCGTAGAATTGTACTCTGTGAAAGCAGTTCCATCGGTCAAAGCTCCCACACGAATCTCTTTACCAAAAGAAGAAGTAGGCTTGATAAACAAGCGGTTTTCTTTTCTCGGATCGGTCAAGGTAAGTTTTGGTGGTTTTACCGCTTCTAATCCTTTCCATTGGCGGTTGTATTGTTCTTCGCCAAAGGTTTGAATGATGGTTTCTTTTTCACGCAGCAATACCGATTGACGTTTGTAGATGTTTTCGGCATAGTAGAGTACGCTTGGCATGTAGTCGCCATTGTAGTAGCAAACCACTCCGGCTTTGAGCCACTTGTCCAGTTCTTTGCCAACTTCATTCAAGGGAACCACATATTTTGACCAACCGTTTTTCTTAGCCAAAATCACCGTTTCGTCATTGTAACCATTGGTTTTGCGTTTATACCAAACCCATGCTTTGATTTCATCTTCGGTAAGTCCTTTGTTGTATTGCTGCATGATCTCGTCAAAGGAAAAATTGTCCTTTGCGACCACCATGGGAGCATCCGGATTGATGGCTTTTTGTAGTTCCTTTTCTGCTCGTTCCTTTTTGGTTTTTTGAACGACTTGCTCAATATTTTCTTTGTACACTTTATCCTTTACCAAATGCTCCACATCGTCTTTGATACTGGATTCAAGAGCTTCCACATGTTTTACTGGAACATCTACCGAAGGCACATCAATACCTGTAATTACATCATCCATAGAGCCTTTAACCTTTGTAGTCGGCTTTCCAAAACGGTCGGTAGTTTCGTATTGCTCTCCCAATATTTTAGTTGGGTTTTTCTCAAACCAAGCATCACCCATCAATAAATTAGACTGCTCTGTTTGGCTTATGGATTCATTTTCCTTGACGGTTTCCAGTTCTTGCATTTCCGCTTTGAGCCATGGGTAATCTTGCAATACCTCTTCGGGAATTTCTTTTCCGGCTTTAATAGCTTCGGTAATGAGATATTCATGCTGTTTACCGTCCGCATGGTTCAATACCATTGGGCTACCGGTTTTTTCAATCGCCTTGATTTGTTGGTATTCTGTTTTTCGCATTTCCCATGCGTACTCGGCAGAAGTAATGTCGTTCGGACCAATAAAGCCTCGTTCTTCTAGTAGTGGATCCATGCTTTTTTGTTTTTTAAGTTCTTCTAATCGTTTGTTTGCCTCTCGTGCTATTTGGGCAAAGCCTTTATATCCTTGTGCCATGCCTTATGCGTTTTGATGAGCTAATTCTTGTTCAATAAGTGCTATGGCAGAGCCAATAGGCATGCCTTCTTTGGCTACATACCGAATAATCATTTCCTCAATCCGGGCATAACCTTTTGGAGTGCTTTGCATTTCACACACGTATTGCCACTTGTTGGAATCGCATTCCTGTAATTCCAATTGGATGAATTTTTTCAGTTCGTTTATGGATGAATTTTTTGCCATGTCTTTAGTTTTTGCGTTTGAATACTATGATGTCTGTGCCGATGTCGGTGGTTTTAAACATTCGGGCAGGAAGTCTGTAAGCATCTACCAGATCAGCTTTTGCAGCTACCTTTTCTTTGAGCTTGTTGTATTTGGAATTGTTAGTTAGAAAGGCACTTGGAATGATAAATACCAATACACCTCCGGGCAGCAATAAATCCAGTCCACGAGTAATGAAGTACTGATCGTATTCCGTGGCTCCAGTCCATTTCTTTTCTCCCATACCTGCCCATTTTCCTGAAAACTCACCGTAGGGAGGATTGCCAATAACCAGTTCATATTTTGCCCCACCAAAATCATCTTTCAAGTGGGTATTCCCTGCAAAAAAGATGGTTTCAAAAGGCTGCTGATAGATACTGGCATTCGGGTAAATAATTTCTGCAATGCGAACAGAATAGGGATTGATTTCATAACCCACCAATTCAGCTTCTTTGGGAGCGTATTTGAAAAAGTTTCCTGTTCCGCAAGAAGGCTCCAATACAGCACCACCTGAATAACCGAACTTGTATGCCAAGCCCCACATTTTCTGCACAATAACCTCCGGAGTGAAGTATTCATACAATACACCTTTGCCCGAAGCTCCTTGCTTGATTAAGCCACCGCTTCCGGTATATTGTGCAATGAATTGTTTGTCCTCTTCTGAATAGGCTTCATCTTCGGCATCTTTCTCCACGATAAACTCTTCAATTTGAAGATTCAAATCATATTGATTACTTGGCTTTTTATCGGGCTTGGATTCAGGCTTAACCGCAGGCGTTTTTTCATTGAGTAGGTAGCGAACTAAATATTCTAGCACACCCGAAGTAGCACCTGGTACTTTCCAAATCTCATTGTCTAAAATCAGATCATCGAGGTAATTGCGAATAATCGCTTTATGTTTTTTCTCGCCTGATTTACTTTGGGTAACCAAAGAAGAAGATTCCAGTTTGATAGGAGCTCGTTCTTTGAATCGCTTGCGAATGTCTTTGACCAATTCCAATTGAGATTGAATGGAAGTGGCTTCAATACGGTCTAATAAAATCGTTCTTAACTTGGATTGATTGTAGGGATTGCCAAATACCAACACTTTGTTTTGTGGGTATTCGTCATCGGTCATTTTCCATGAAGCAGTTAGGATAAAATCAATGGAAACTTCTTTGGCTACCGGACTTTTATCAGGAATTTGACTAATGGTAATGCCTTGTGTTTTGGCAAAAGCAATCAGTTCATCAAGGGCTTTTCTAAGTTTCTTTAGTTTTTGCTCTTCATTATTGTAAATACTATCCCTACTTTGGATATGAGCTGCAAGTGTTTTTACATGCTCATCAAATGCTGCTTTTAAGGCTTTTTCTTTCGTTGAGAAAATATCTTTATCTGAAACCGGTGTACTTGGAGAAGAAGAGCCTGAAAAATCACCAAATTGTTTGCCCGAAGAATTGCCATAACTAAATCCTTTTTCAGGAATGGTTCTTAATCGAATGGAACCTCTGTATCCGGTTTGTTTGGTAAAAGGAATTTCAATTTCTTCCTCAGTATCTTTTAAAAGTTGTTTTTCTTGTTCCTTGGGTTCATCAATTTTTTTGGTAATAACCGTATTGAGAACCGTGTCAAAATACACATCGCCAGTATCGGGATAATCACGTTCATAAACGACATCCACAACAAGAGGCATCATCAGTACAAATGGATGTTGTAACCCTCTAGCATCTTTGGTTTTCCCCTTTTCAGCTAGCAAACAACCTTTGGTTGCTTCCAATACACCTAACTCTAATTCAGTGATACCCAAATACAATAGTGCCTTGATGGAATCAATAAGAATGTCCACGGCAAAACCAACAAAGTAGCTGCCTACTTTTAAGCAAACAGGGTAATTATCCGGCTTTAAAAATCCGGAGCGTTTCATGCCTTCCAAAAAGCTCAATAGACTCTCGGTGTCTATGGGCTGCACATGATTTAATGAAGAAGGAATGACCGAACTGTAATCCGGGTATCGTGTTTGGGTACGGTATTGCTCCACACGATCCTGATCCAATTCTGAAAGTCCTGTGCCATCTTTGCTATCAACATTGATGGCTTCCCAACATTTTGGAGAGATACAGTACAAGCCTTCGGCTGCGTGATCGGTATCAGGAATAAAAAGGAGCTTGAATCCATTAGTAGCAACAATGCCATTTTTATCAAAATTCACCCCCAACATGGCGGTTCGGTATTCGTCTTTTGAAACGAAAGAAGCAACAATCTTTTGCAAGCCTTTATCCATCGGATCGGCTTTCCAGTCAAGTGGTTTAATTGCTTTTACCTGCTTGTATTCCTGCGGAACGAGTTCCCAAAGATTGGTAGAAAGAGCCTCTTTAAACTGTTCATCATCAATAATGCGATAGTAATGAGCCCAACCTAATTTTTTCATAGGCGTTCGCATTCCGGTCATTTGCGAACGAAGAATGGCTTCAGGAAAACTTTCTAAGTGATGTCCGTTGCGAATATCCATAAGAAGCACATCCAGTTCCCTGGCAGCTCCTTCGTAGTTCTTTTGTTTGTAGGCTTTATCAAATGCTTGAAATATGCCATCGGGAGTTAATCCACTATGAGCAAGAATGCCTTCGTCTTTGGGTTGTTCTTGTGGCGTTTCAGGTTTGGGATTAGTTTGCTCTTCATCATTTTCAGTAGCTTCTAATTCCAGTTTATGACCTTGATTCAAAAGATTACTAAGCCATCCGGATATGAACTTGTTTTGCTCTTTTTTCTCTTTGAGATTCACCAGTTCCTTACCGTCCTCAAATACATATACCGGTCGGTAACCAAATTGGTCTTGGTAGTGCATGGCTTCACCTGTTTCCAGTTCCAAATCAATACGAATCTGCATATCAGGATCGGGAACTAAATCGCCATTCTGACTGAAATAGTGAGCCAATGCAATGAGGTAACGTCCTTGTTTATCCTGACCTAAAAAGTCATAGGATAAGTCCATCAAGACTTTACTATCCAATACCGATTTACCATTTGGAATACCTGTCTCCAAATGTTCATTTAGATTAGGAATGAGTTTTTGAAGCTTATTAAAAATGGCACTATAAGGCTGCATCTTTTTAGGCTTGGATAAATTCTCCAATGCCTTTAAGTTCTTAGTCTTTTCCTTTAGCCAGTTATCGTAATTACCGGTAAGGGCTTTTTTATCTGCATCGGTAATATTGGCGTAGTTTTCATCGAGCCATGAAGTAAATGCCTCTGTGGAAGTGCTTTCGTTTTCCGGTTCTTCAATCGGCTTATTTATTTGCTCACGGAATTTTCTGAAAAATAAATGATATTCCTTGGGTGGAATTTGTGGTTTTTCAGGATCCGGATTTAGGATGTTTTGAATGGTATAATATTCCTCCCAAATCTCATTTTTGCGGTCGCTCAAATCAGCATGATTCACACGCAACCAACCTGAAAACAGCAAAGGCATTTCCTCTTCCTCTAAATTGCCAAAATCAGCTTGTCGCTTTCGAGCAAACTTCCCAAAGGCATTGAGGATTTCTAATTTGTCCTTTTTGCTTAATGGACGGTCGGATTGAACGAGTGGCTTTGCACTTGGCTTCTTGGTTTGAACTTCCGTTGGTTCGGACTTTTCTCCAATGATATTTCCTTCTTTAAAAAGCTGACGAGCTTTACGGACATAGTTTCTTGGATAGATGTTGATGGAGTGGAGCTTGTCTCCAAAGGTTTCTTTGGCAAACTCACTTACCAATTGCTCGGCTATGTTTTTACTTGGTTCAAATACAATGTAGTTCTCCCAAAACAGTTTGCCTTCATCATCTTTAGCTGCAATGCTCACATAACTGAAATTCTTATGATCAATATTTTCTTCGGATGCAGAAAAAGAGGGCTTTATATTTATAGCAATGGTTGTTTCTCCCGATTCGAGAGCTACTTTAAGGTTGTTTGCAAAATCTACAATGGAATTGGTCTTAGAAGCATACCACATATTTTGGCGGTAGCTGTATTTAAAACCTACGGCTTTTAATTGAGAGGTTGTCGCTTCGTCCGGCTTTTCATCAAAGCGAAGCTCTACACCGTTTTTATTTGTATTAAATGAAATATCTACCTTCATCCAGTCTTTTTATTAATTATAAAAAGCCTTTCTAAAGGCAGGGAAAGCAAAGCCTATATAGCAAACAGGCTGCGATTACACAAAGCCTCTATAATATATATATTTATAGAGATACTTCTGTGTGTACAAAGGTAATTTAAACACAGAAAAAAAGTTGGTTTTAAATTGTAATTCGGTACAAATTAAGATGCGTCTCAAATATTATAATACCTAAAAATCTTTATAATAAAGGCTTTGCATTTATTACAGGGATAAATTAAGCCGTGTTTCATCGGTACAACTTTTCCAACTTTTTCAGTCTGCTAATCATCTAATGGACTCTTTATATTTTGGATGGAATCTTTTGCAATATGCGTGTAAATCAAAGTTGTGCTGATATTGTTGTGCCCAAGTAGTTTTTGAATATGTGCTATGCTTATACCATCTTCAAGTAAGTGGGTTGCAAAACTGTGTCTTAAGGTATGTAGAGTCGCTGATTTGTTTATTTTGGCTTTTTTCAAGGCTCTCTTAAATAATTGTCCGGCACTTTCGGAAGAGTATTTACCTCCCTTTTGCCCTTCAAACAAGTACATCTTGGGTTTGTATTCTTTGTAATAATCTCTTAAAAGCAAGAGCACTTTATTTGATAGGATCGTATATCTATCCTTTTTTCCTTTTGCACCCTTTATATGTATCAACATTCTTTCCGAATCAATATCTTCTTTCTTTAACTCCAGCAATTCCCCAATTCTCAACCCAGCGCTGTAGATGAGCGAGAGTATTGCTTTATGCTTCATATTGTTTGTGTTTTCAATTAGACGTATAGTTTCTGTTTTACTCAACACAACAGGTAATTTGTTTTCCCTTTGGGTTACTTTTAAATATTCAAATGGAATATCTCTTCTGTGAATTTCCTTATAGAATAACTTTAAAGCTCCAACAATTTGCCTTTGATAAGAGGCTGAGATTCCTTTAATGTTTACCAAATGATAAATAAAGCCAAATAACTCCTGGTCGGATATAGACTTGAATGGTTTATTGTTGAAGTGTGATTTTGTCAACAACAAATGCCCTTTGTAATTGGTAATAGTCTGTTTGCTATAACGCTTTAACTCCAAAATCCTAATAAATTCTGTTATAATATCCATTCAACAAAGATAGCTGTTTATACAGATTTATAGCAGATTAACATAGTAATACAATGATAAAATTTAATTGTTTAGCTATATTTGCATTAACAACAAGTTGTGTGCAATTAAAACTAAAAACTTAATGATTGACTTTAGACATATATTCCTATTTCTGACTTTTATCCCAGTGATTATATTTGGGCAAAGCAATACTTTTAGCAAAGAAATGATACTTGAGGATTTAACATACCTTCAGTCAGCATTAATTGAAAAACATCCAAACATTAATATCTACACAACGAAAGAGGAGTTTTCTAACTTCTTCAACAATTTAACTATAGAAGATAGTTTAACGGAATTGGAAGTGTATAATTTGTTATCCAATTCAAATGGAGTTATCAAAGATGGCCACACATTATTCTATCCAAATAAGAAATGGATGGAAAACAATAATGCAAACAAATTATTTATCCCGTTGCAGCCGTTTTGGGATGGCAGTAAATTGTACGTTTCTAAAAGCTATAGCTCAATAGGCAAATTGGAAGAAGGAACTCAAATAATTTCTATAAATGGAATAAAGTCATCCGAACTAATTCAAGAAATGCTGAGCAAAATGATGCGAGACGGAGACAATTACAATTACCCCACTTGGGTTCTGAATACGTATTTTTACGAATATTTCAGTTATTTCTATGGTTGTAGTGAAGAATACCAAATAAACTTTTATGATGGATTAGAAGAAAGGGCAATATCTTTTAAAGGTATTTCCAAACCTGAACTTTTTAAACAAATCAGAAAACTTCAAGAACCAGATGAAAAAGGAATAACACTTGCAATTGACGAAGAAAAAAGCATTGGTATTTTAACAATCAAAGACTGGCATAATAATATTTTAAAGAAGTATTACGGACAAAAGTTTGTTCCTGAAATTAAAAAAGCAATTGAGCAAATTAGAGATAAAAGTATTCAAAATCTTATTATTGATGTGCGTAATAATCAAGGAGGTGATACAAGGAACTCAAATTACTTACTTAAATATTTACTAAACGAACCATTTGTATTGGTAGAACAATATTATAGAAAGAAAAAAGGAATTATTGTAGAATGCAATGGTCCACAGAGTGGATTACATCAACCAATGTCTCAAAACTTCAAAGGGAATATCTATGTGCTAATAAATGGTGGTAGTTTTTCAAACACAGGGATATTCTGTTCCGTGCTTAGAAAACACAAAAGAGCAATCTTCATAGGTGAAGAAACGGGAGGAAGTGAGTTTGTAATTTGCGGGAGTCCCAAAAATATTACACTCCCCAATACTGCTATCCAAATCGAGTTGCCACAATTACAATATATGATTAAACCTAACGAAGATGACAAACTTCATAGTGTTATTCCAGATTATTACATTAAACCCAAAATCGATTATATCATAGAACAAAAAGATAAGGATTTGGAATTTGCTTTAGAACTAATAAGTAAAAGCACACAACAAAGGCTAAAACGACAATAGGCTCGATTCCTCGCCTCCTGCGTTTAGCCAAACCGTTAGGTAGCATTACGAAAAAACAAACAAATGGAATATACGGTTAATGACCACTTGATAAATAAAGAACCAATAGTTTCCAAAATCTACGAGAAACTAATAACCGAATGCGAAAAATTTGGAACAGTAACTCAATTACCTA
The Bacteroidia bacterium DNA segment above includes these coding regions:
- a CDS encoding SNF2-related protein, which encodes MAQGYKGFAQIAREANKRLEELKKQKSMDPLLEERGFIGPNDITSAEYAWEMRKTEYQQIKAIEKTGSPMVLNHADGKQHEYLITEAIKAGKEIPEEVLQDYPWLKAEMQELETVKENESISQTEQSNLLMGDAWFEKNPTKILGEQYETTDRFGKPTTKVKGSMDDVITGIDVPSVDVPVKHVEALESSIKDDVEHLVKDKVYKENIEQVVQKTKKERAEKELQKAINPDAPMVVAKDNFSFDEIMQQYNKGLTEDEIKAWVWYKRKTNGYNDETVILAKKNGWSKYVVPLNEVGKELDKWLKAGVVCYYNGDYMPSVLYYAENIYKRQSVLLREKETIIQTFGEEQYNRQWKGLEAVKPPKLTLTDPRKENRLFIKPTSSFGKEIRVGALTDGTAFTEYNSTTGKWQEGTTDLTDAFKQWLRNQPKDDFKKSSAWDIISYYIDGRTPPRHYDKEEKLRIRQNAKQEGDTFFVEFLAKGLTREDQLKIEQLWNERYNGYVEINYFKIPVAFTCSATFKNKPLFIRPAQREGIGFISVHGSGCIAYDVGVGKTMTAILSLAQALESGQCKRPFIVVPNQTYKNWLSELRGVVEKGQVTLTGVLPQYQVMDLYNLGRDYLEPLMDENETVQPVPEYSISVLTYEGFNRLAFNDDTWDTIGNELFDILNQGTEEEREKVKLFEKIEEMMGRGVKGGTANIEELGFDYMVVDEAHAMKKSFTQVKGEQQGSGKRERAPYEIKSGQPSMTALRGFMISQYILRNNKMRNVLLLTATPFTNSPLEIYSMLALIGYQQLEKSGVKNIKEFFDTYIKTSLELVINAKLKPERKEIVMGFANLIALQSLIFKFITYKTGEDANIQRPNKIVLPMANKRQGDQVIALPPEEQISTNLPLTPTQRGFMQDVELYVTGRTSLTNFCVNPMGMEEESEDTSKGDAIDESNMSADEEEGARILRGLSFARQLALSPYLYACNPDKNPSYEQYVDSSPKLKYVMDCIKSVKRFHEMRGEDVSGQVIYMNAGVSFFPLIREYLVKKIGFKDSEIGIIKSGLSAAKKEGIKEKFLAGTIKVLIGSATIKEGINLQNKATTLYNCWLDWNPTDVKQLEGRIWRFGNRYANVRIVNPLMEDSVDTFIFQKLEEKTSRINEIWYRAGKTNALNLEEFNPSELKMGLVTDPKALAELLLMEEREQIQDEINSLKNQQNVLTDIKSARDNFNSNIEHVNQAVERYKPQKTTDKDGNPIKVQARSIETVLKIYKDYLEDETTQTTYRDQNIYDTVRKANATLKRGLEQVLEPKGYDINFDFEQVNGRINTEIEEKQRILEERTGTEAVSQKAEEIIKEREQKGYKPKSVAERVEEFASLNDKVLTELMVYGGESAKATDTKRAKKGEVLESSADKLDKIRKLRGAFKQMQERLQRIKALKKAA
- a CDS encoding N-6 DNA methylase codes for the protein MKVDISFNTNKNGVELRFDEKPDEATTSQLKAVGFKYSYRQNMWYASKTNSIVDFANNLKVALESGETTIAINIKPSFSASEENIDHKNFSYVSIAAKDDEGKLFWENYIVFEPSKNIAEQLVSEFAKETFGDKLHSINIYPRNYVRKARQLFKEGNIIGEKSEPTEVQTKKPSAKPLVQSDRPLSKKDKLEILNAFGKFARKRQADFGNLEEEEMPLLFSGWLRVNHADLSDRKNEIWEEYYTIQNILNPDPEKPQIPPKEYHLFFRKFREQINKPIEEPENESTSTEAFTSWLDENYANITDADKKALTGNYDNWLKEKTKNLKALENLSKPKKMQPYSAIFNKLQKLIPNLNEHLETGIPNGKSVLDSKVLMDLSYDFLGQDKQGRYLIALAHYFSQNGDLVPDPDMQIRIDLELETGEAMHYQDQFGYRPVYVFEDGKELVNLKEKKEQNKFISGWLSNLLNQGHKLELEATENDEEQTNPKPETPQEQPKDEGILAHSGLTPDGIFQAFDKAYKQKNYEGAARELDVLLMDIRNGHHLESFPEAILRSQMTGMRTPMKKLGWAHYYRIIDDEQFKEALSTNLWELVPQEYKQVKAIKPLDWKADPMDKGLQKIVASFVSKDEYRTAMLGVNFDKNGIVATNGFKLLFIPDTDHAAEGLYCISPKCWEAINVDSKDGTGLSELDQDRVEQYRTQTRYPDYSSVIPSSLNHVQPIDTESLLSFLEGMKRSGFLKPDNYPVCLKVGSYFVGFAVDILIDSIKALLYLGITELELGVLEATKGCLLAEKGKTKDARGLQHPFVLMMPLVVDVVYERDYPDTGDVYFDTVLNTVITKKIDEPKEQEKQLLKDTEEEIEIPFTKQTGYRGSIRLRTIPEKGFSYGNSSGKQFGDFSGSSSPSTPVSDKDIFSTKEKALKAAFDEHVKTLAAHIQSRDSIYNNEEQKLKKLRKALDELIAFAKTQGITISQIPDKSPVAKEVSIDFILTASWKMTDDEYPQNKVLVFGNPYNQSKLRTILLDRIEATSIQSQLELVKDIRKRFKERAPIKLESSSLVTQSKSGEKKHKAIIRNYLDDLILDNEIWKVPGATSGVLEYLVRYLLNEKTPAVKPESKPDKKPSNQYDLNLQIEEFIVEKDAEDEAYSEEDKQFIAQYTGSGGLIKQGASGKGVLYEYFTPEVIVQKMWGLAYKFGYSGGAVLEPSCGTGNFFKYAPKEAELVGYEINPYSVRIAEIIYPNASIYQQPFETIFFAGNTHLKDDFGGAKYELVIGNPPYGEFSGKWAGMGEKKWTGATEYDQYFITRGLDLLLPGGVLVFIIPSAFLTNNSKYNKLKEKVAAKADLVDAYRLPARMFKTTDIGTDIIVFKRKN
- a CDS encoding tyrosine-type recombinase/integrase, with the protein product MDIITEFIRILELKRYSKQTITNYKGHLLLTKSHFNNKPFKSISDQELFGFIYHLVNIKGISASYQRQIVGALKLFYKEIHRRDIPFEYLKVTQRENKLPVVLSKTETIRLIENTNNMKHKAILSLIYSAGLRIGELLELKKEDIDSERMLIHIKGAKGKKDRYTILSNKVLLLLRDYYKEYKPKMYLFEGQKGGKYSSESAGQLFKRALKKAKINKSATLHTLRHSFATHLLEDGISIAHIQKLLGHNNISTTLIYTHIAKDSIQNIKSPLDD
- a CDS encoding S41 family peptidase, with amino-acid sequence MIDFRHIFLFLTFIPVIIFGQSNTFSKEMILEDLTYLQSALIEKHPNINIYTTKEEFSNFFNNLTIEDSLTELEVYNLLSNSNGVIKDGHTLFYPNKKWMENNNANKLFIPLQPFWDGSKLYVSKSYSSIGKLEEGTQIISINGIKSSELIQEMLSKMMRDGDNYNYPTWVLNTYFYEYFSYFYGCSEEYQINFYDGLEERAISFKGISKPELFKQIRKLQEPDEKGITLAIDEEKSIGILTIKDWHNNILKKYYGQKFVPEIKKAIEQIRDKSIQNLIIDVRNNQGGDTRNSNYLLKYLLNEPFVLVEQYYRKKKGIIVECNGPQSGLHQPMSQNFKGNIYVLINGGSFSNTGIFCSVLRKHKRAIFIGEETGGSEFVICGSPKNITLPNTAIQIELPQLQYMIKPNEDDKLHSVIPDYYIKPKIDYIIEQKDKDLEFALELISKSTQQRLKRQ